TTGCCAAATATCGCTATGGAATTACTGATACAACTGGTACCGAAATCAGAGGATAGTAGCGAAGAAATTGCAACCTATGCATTGATGAAAAACAACTATCCCCCAGATAAATCAGGAGCAACCTTTGGGGCTTTCTACGGTAGCGATCGCCTCCAGGGAGAATTCACCAGAAAATCCATAGAAATTCCCCAATTGAATTCAGAGCAGCAGTCAGCGATTCTGGAAGCGTTTTTTCGCAGACAGGGAAGAATGGGTAATTAGTCAGGCTTGACAACGGGTAATGGGTAGGGATTTGTGTATTACCCATTACCAACGGCAAAAATCTTACTCCTCTTCTTCTAGTTCCTCTTCTTCCTCTTCCTCATCTTCATTTGTCTTTCTGACAGAATTAGCAGAAACAACCGCACCCTTGTCGAGTTTTTCTCTGACTAATTGTTTAATCTGCTCGACAAAATCGGCTTTTTCTTCCAGGTATTTAATGGCGTTATCCCGACCTTGGGAAATATTATCACCGTTATAGCTATACCACGCACCCTTGCGAGTTAGTACCCCTGTTTCTTCTGCCAAGTCTACCAAGCATCCCAAGGTAGAAATACCCTTGCCGAAAATAATGTCAAATTCCGCAATCCGGAAAGGGGGAGCAACCTTATTTTTGGCAACCTTGACTTTGACTCGGTTCCCAAATTCCTCGGAACCCTTCTTCAAGGTTTGAATCCGACGAATATCTAAACGTACGGAAGCATAATATTTTAAAGCTTGCCCCCCGGTGGTAGTTTCTGGGTTGCCGTAGCTGACACCGATTTTTTGGCGCAGTTGGTTAAGGAAAATAACAGTACAGCCAGATTTACCAATATTACCAGTAATTTTACGTAGAGCTTGGCTCATTAAGCGGGCTTGCAAACCAACGTGAGCATCACCCATATCACCTTCTATTTCCGCGCGGGGAACTAGAGCCGCAACGGAGTCAATGACTACAATATCAACAGCCGCCGAACGAACCAACTGATCCACAATTTCCAGGGCAGATTCCCCGGTGTCTGGCTGGGAAACGAGGAGGTTTTCAATATCTACACCCAATGCTGCGGCATAGGTAGGATCTAAAGCGTGTTCTGCATCTACGAAAGCAGCAATCCCA
The Calothrix sp. 336/3 DNA segment above includes these coding regions:
- the recA gene encoding recombinase RecA, whose translation is MAVNTSENAGKQKALNMVLSQIERTFGKGTIVRLGDATRMRVETIPSGALTLDLALGGGLPKGRVIEIYGPESSGKTTLALHAIAEIQKTGGIAAFVDAEHALDPTYAAALGVDIENLLVSQPDTGESALEIVDQLVRSAAVDIVVIDSVAALVPRAEIEGDMGDAHVGLQARLMSQALRKITGNIGKSGCTVIFLNQLRQKIGVSYGNPETTTGGQALKYYASVRLDIRRIQTLKKGSEEFGNRVKVKVAKNKVAPPFRIAEFDIIFGKGISTLGCLVDLAEETGVLTRKGAWYSYNGDNISQGRDNAIKYLEEKADFVEQIKQLVREKLDKGAVVSANSVRKTNEDEEEEEEELEEEE